One Equus quagga isolate Etosha38 chromosome 5, UCLA_HA_Equagga_1.0, whole genome shotgun sequence genomic window carries:
- the GDF7 gene encoding growth/differentiation factor 7 codes for MDLSAAAALCLWLLSACRPRDGLEAAAVLRAAGAGPAGSPGGGGGGGGRTLAAAAGASTGPAAAAPGARAARRAASSGFRNGSVVPHQFMMSLYRSLAGRAPAGAAAASTSGSGRHGRADTITGFADQATQDESAAETGQSFLFDVSSLSDADEVVGAELRVLRRDSPEPSSGSAIPPPLLLLLSTCPGAASAPLLLHSRAAEPLDGARWEVFDVADAVRRHRREPRATRVFCLLLRAAAGPARGPLALQLLGFGSRGGGGAAAEERALLVVSSRTQRKESLFREIRAQARALGAALAAEPPPDPGPGTGSPTAVIGGRRRRRTALAGTRAAQGSGGGAGRGHGRRGRSRCSRKPLHVDFKELGWDDWIIAPLDYEAYHCEGVCDFPLRSHLEPTNHAIIQTLLNSMAPDAAPASCCVPARLSPISILYIDAANNVVYKQYEDMVVEACGCR; via the exons ATGGACCTGAGCGCGGCCGCCGCGCTGTGCCTCTGGCTGCTGAGCGCCTGCCGCCCTCGCGACGGACTCGAAGCGGCCGCTGTGCTGCGAGCGGCGGGGGCAGGGCCGGCCGGGAGTCCCGggggcggcggcggtggcggcgggcGGACCCTCGCCGCAGCTGCGGGTGCCTCCACTGGCCCGGCCGCCGCGGCCCCCGGGGCCCGCGCTGCGCGGCGCGCTGCCAGCTCCGGCTTCAGGAACGGCTCCGTGGTGCCGCACCAGTTCATGATGTCGCTTTACCGGAGCCTGGCCGGGAGGGCTCCGGCCGGGGCAGCCGCCGCCTCCACCTCGGGCTCTGGCCGCCACGGCCGCGCGGACACAATCACCGGCTTCGCAGACCAGGCGACCCAAG ACGAATCGGCCGCCGAGACCGGCCAGAGCTTCCTATTCGACGTGTCCAGTCTTTCCGACGCCGACGAGGTGGTGGGCGCGGAGCTGCGCGTGCTGCGCCGCGACTCTCCGGAGCCGAGCTCCGGCAGCGCGATTCCcccgccgctgctgctgctgctgtccacGTGCCCCGGCGCCGCCAGCGCGCCGCTCCTGCTGCACTCGCGAGCGGCCGAGCCCCTGGACGGTGCGCGCTGGGAGGTGTTTGACGTGGCGGACGCCGTGCGGCGCCACCGCCGCGAGCCGCGCGCCACCCGCGTGTTCTGCCTCTTGCTGCGCGCAGCGGCCGGGCCGGCGCGGGGCCCGCTGGCACTGCAGCTACTGGGCTTCGGCTCGCGGGGTGGAGGCGGGGCCGCGGCGGAAGAGCGCGCCCTGCTCGTTGTCTCCTCCCgcacacagaggaaggagagccTGTTCCGGGAGATCCGCGCCCAGGCCCGCGCGCTCGGGGCCGCGCTGGCCGCGGAGCCGCCGCCGGATCCGGGACCCGGCACCGGCTCGCCGACGGCGGTCATCGGAGGTCGCAGGCGGCGGCGGACAGCGCTGGCTGGGACGCGGGCGGCGCAGGGCAGCGGCGGGGGCGCGGGCCGGGGCCACGGGCGCAGGGGTCGGAGCCGCTGTAGCCGGAAGCCGCTGCATGTGGACTTCAAGGAGCTGGGCTGGGACGACTGGATCATCGCGCCGCTGGACTACGAGGCGTACCACTGCGAGGGCGTTTGCGACTTCCCGCTGCGCTCGCATCTCGAGCCCACCAACCACGCCATCATTCAGACGCTGCTCAACTCCATGGCGCCCGACGCGGCGCCTGCCTCTTGCTGCGTGCCTGCGCGCCTCAGCCCCATCAGCATCCTCTACATCGACGCCGCCAACAACGTGGTCTACAAGCAGTACGAGGACATGGTGGTGGAGGCGTGTGGCTGCAGGTAG